The following coding sequences are from one Deltaproteobacteria bacterium window:
- a CDS encoding ribonuclease HII: MRTCVAIASPFSVEREAWEAGHAMVAGVDEVGRGPLAGPVVAAAVILPRDFDPTGIGDSKAIKEAQREVQCERIQKCALAVGVGRAEHYEIDEINILQASLLAMRRAVENLGQGADYLIVDGRFRIPVDLPQLPLVHGDALCVSVAAASIVAKVFRDRLMAELDEIYPVYGFARHKGYPTKSHYAAIGLHGPSPVHRLSFRGVKD, encoded by the coding sequence ATGCGTACCTGCGTGGCCATAGCCTCCCCCTTCAGCGTTGAACGCGAGGCATGGGAGGCGGGTCACGCCATGGTGGCCGGGGTGGACGAGGTTGGCAGGGGGCCCCTTGCCGGGCCGGTGGTGGCCGCAGCGGTGATTCTTCCGCGAGATTTCGACCCGACCGGAATCGGCGACTCCAAGGCCATTAAGGAGGCCCAGCGCGAAGTACAGTGCGAGCGCATCCAAAAATGCGCCCTGGCCGTGGGCGTCGGCAGGGCGGAGCATTACGAGATCGATGAAATCAACATTTTGCAGGCCTCTTTGTTGGCCATGCGCAGGGCGGTGGAAAACCTTGGCCAAGGGGCCGATTACCTTATTGTTGACGGGCGGTTTCGGATACCCGTGGATCTGCCCCAGCTGCCGCTTGTCCACGGCGACGCCCTGTGCGTATCCGTGGCCGCCGCCTCCATCGTGGCCAAGGTCTTCCGCGACAGGCTCATGGCGGAGCTTGATGAAATCTATCCGGTTTACGGCTTCGCCCGCCACAAGGGCTATCCCACGAAAAGCCATTACGCGGCCATCGGCCTTCACGGGCCGAGCCCGGTTCATCGCTTAAGTTTCAGAGGTGTAAAGGATTAA
- a CDS encoding RNA-binding transcriptional accessory protein, with translation MNENHVSQIAGELSIKPFQVEAVAVLLNEDATVPFIARYRKEATGSLDEVAITEIRDRLLKLAALDERRAVVLKSLEKTGNLTDELRDAVLAAPTMSVLEDIYLPYKPKRRTKAAIAREKGLEPLADFIFNQDPVADPLLEAQNYVDSEKGVDTASDALSGARDIIAEKVSEDAKARAALRDLFQGGAVFVTTVIDGKEAEGAKFKDYFAWEENALKAPSHRVLAMRRGEAEGILDLAVKVDDAGALEILESLFVKNSGPCGNETRLAVSDAYRRLLFRSMETEIRMEAKNRADLEAVRVFAENLRHLLLSPPLGQKRVCGIDPGLRTGCKVVFLSAQGALLHHDVIYPHGSDSAAAAAAEKLVSLCKKFAPEAVAVGNGTAGRETEAFVRGLALAGSPAIMMVDESGASVYSASEVAREEFPDQDITVRGAVSIGRRLMDPLAELVKIDPKSIGVGQYQHDVDQGLLKDGLDDVVVSCVNAVGVDVNTASARLLQYVSGLGPTLSSNIVTFRTEKGPFESRENLKKVPRLGPKAFEQAAGFLRIRGGENPLDASAVHPESYPVVDRMAHDLGVTVAELVAAPELGKKIDLNRYVTDSLGLPTLTDIMAELKKPGRDPRETLTPFSFAPGINDITDLVPGMVLPGIVNNVTAFGAFVDVGVHVDGLVHVSQLSDRFVKDPAQVVKVQQKVMARVVSVDLLRKRIGLSLKKEEGRPAEKGADNVSAFRKENKDSGKRPDFKKRGPETRTPAPEKTPFNNPFGKLAELSKKPERNR, from the coding sequence ATGAACGAAAATCACGTGTCACAAATTGCCGGAGAGTTGTCCATCAAACCCTTCCAGGTGGAAGCAGTGGCAGTGCTTTTGAATGAGGACGCCACGGTCCCCTTCATCGCCAGGTACCGGAAAGAGGCCACCGGAAGCCTGGACGAGGTTGCCATTACCGAAATCCGCGACCGCCTGTTAAAGCTCGCGGCCCTGGACGAGCGCCGGGCGGTGGTCCTGAAATCCCTGGAAAAGACCGGGAATCTCACCGACGAGCTGCGTGATGCCGTGCTGGCCGCCCCCACCATGTCGGTTCTGGAAGACATCTACCTGCCCTATAAGCCAAAGCGCCGCACCAAGGCGGCCATCGCCCGGGAAAAGGGCCTGGAGCCCCTGGCGGATTTCATTTTCAACCAGGACCCTGTAGCCGATCCTCTGCTTGAGGCCCAAAATTACGTCGACTCCGAAAAGGGAGTGGACACGGCCAGCGACGCCTTGAGCGGGGCGAGGGACATAATCGCCGAAAAGGTGAGCGAGGACGCAAAGGCCCGTGCGGCTCTAAGGGATCTTTTCCAGGGCGGCGCGGTTTTCGTCACCACCGTGATAGATGGCAAGGAAGCGGAAGGGGCCAAGTTCAAGGACTATTTCGCCTGGGAGGAAAACGCTCTCAAAGCTCCCTCCCACAGGGTGCTGGCCATGCGAAGGGGCGAGGCCGAGGGTATCCTGGATTTGGCTGTCAAGGTGGATGACGCGGGTGCCCTGGAAATCCTCGAATCCCTGTTCGTGAAAAACAGCGGCCCCTGCGGAAACGAGACCCGGCTTGCGGTAAGCGACGCATACCGAAGGCTCCTGTTCCGCAGCATGGAGACCGAAATCCGCATGGAGGCCAAAAATCGCGCTGACCTCGAAGCGGTGCGGGTATTCGCTGAAAATTTGCGACACCTGCTGCTTTCCCCGCCCCTTGGCCAGAAAAGGGTGTGCGGCATAGACCCCGGGCTCCGCACCGGCTGCAAGGTGGTGTTTCTCTCGGCCCAGGGTGCGCTTTTGCACCACGATGTGATCTATCCCCACGGCTCCGATTCTGCGGCTGCGGCAGCCGCCGAAAAGCTCGTAAGCCTGTGCAAAAAATTCGCGCCGGAGGCCGTGGCTGTTGGAAACGGCACCGCCGGACGGGAGACCGAGGCCTTCGTGCGGGGGCTCGCCCTTGCCGGAAGCCCCGCCATAATGATGGTGGATGAATCGGGCGCATCGGTCTATTCAGCCTCCGAGGTCGCGCGCGAGGAGTTCCCGGACCAGGACATCACCGTGCGCGGGGCGGTTTCCATAGGCCGCCGCCTGATGGATCCTTTGGCCGAGTTGGTGAAGATCGATCCCAAGTCCATAGGTGTGGGTCAGTACCAGCACGACGTTGACCAGGGGCTTTTGAAGGACGGCCTGGACGATGTGGTGGTTTCCTGCGTCAACGCCGTGGGAGTCGATGTGAATACCGCAAGCGCCCGGCTCCTTCAGTACGTGTCGGGCCTGGGGCCGACTCTTTCCTCCAACATCGTGACCTTTCGCACCGAAAAGGGGCCGTTTGAAAGCCGGGAGAATCTCAAAAAAGTTCCGAGATTAGGCCCCAAGGCCTTTGAGCAGGCGGCCGGGTTTCTGCGCATAAGGGGAGGGGAGAACCCCCTGGACGCAAGCGCCGTCCACCCGGAATCCTACCCTGTGGTGGACCGCATGGCCCACGACCTGGGCGTTACGGTGGCAGAGCTTGTGGCCGCGCCGGAGCTTGGGAAAAAAATCGACCTCAATCGCTACGTCACGGATTCCCTTGGGCTTCCCACCCTCACCGACATCATGGCCGAGCTGAAAAAGCCGGGCCGCGACCCCCGCGAGACCCTGACGCCCTTTTCGTTCGCTCCCGGCATCAACGACATAACGGACCTCGTGCCCGGAATGGTCCTGCCGGGAATCGTAAACAACGTGACTGCTTTCGGGGCCTTCGTGGACGTGGGCGTTCACGTCGACGGCCTGGTTCACGTGAGCCAGCTTTCCGACCGTTTTGTGAAAGATCCGGCACAAGTGGTGAAGGTCCAGCAGAAGGTGATGGCGCGGGTGGTGTCGGTTGATCTTCTGCGGAAGCGCATAGGGCTTTCGCTCAAAAAGGAGGAGGGAAGACCGGCTGAAAAGGGCGCGGACAATGTGTCCGCTTTCAGGAAGGAAAACAAAGACTCCGGAAAAAGGCCTGATTTCAAAAAACGCGGCCCTGAAACCCGGACGCCCGCGCCGGAAAAGACGCCCTTCAACAACCCCTTCGGGAAACTTGCCGAGCTTTCCAAAAAGCCGGAGAGGAATCGGTGA